The Ornithodoros turicata isolate Travis chromosome 7, ASM3712646v1, whole genome shotgun sequence genome includes a region encoding these proteins:
- the LOC135401577 gene encoding acetyl-CoA carboxylase-like isoform X7 — translation MVVGCLDAAKGTVNTALNVLKRWNRRDGRCFVHPQSSSEAEMNGSHRKRPQSSTKPPTIVVEHCQDDQDSKAFGDCPRALFTIDCSDEELEDGATKSTQMFIGEDLKRSRSRVKLFSFSGKFRNRAAGTRLTRQSMSGAHLSNEDREYSKGSKDFIVATPEEFVSRFGGRHVINKILIANNGIAAVKCMRSIRRWSYEMFSNDKAIRFVVMVTPEDLNANAEYIKLADHCVPVPGGSNNNNYANVDLILDIAKRVGAQAVWAGWGHASENPKLPELLNKNKIAFMGPPDKAMWALGDKIASSIVAQTASVPTLPWSGSGLKADWNEEDMAQSKKRLKIKPELYKKGCVSDVDDGLEAAQRIGFPVMIKASEGGGGKGIRKAESAPEFPALFRQVQAEVPGSPIFIMKLATCARHLEVQLLADQYGNAISLFGRDCSIQRRHQKIIEEAPCIVAKPHVLENMEKAAVRLAKMVGYVSAGTVEYLYSEDGNFYFLELNPRLQVEHPCTEMIADVNLPACQLQIAMGLPLHHIKDIRLLYGESPWGDSVIDFDNPPQRPRPLGHVIAARVTSENPDEGFKPSAGTVQELNFRSNRNVWGYFSVGASGGLHEFADSQFGHCFSWGEDREEARENLVLALKELSIRGDFRTTVEYLITLLETEAFLGNTFDTGWLDKLIAERVQAGKPDTMLSVICGSLHVAHRTIRENLTNFQTCLEKGQILPATTLTNTLTVELVHEGIKYTVQVSQCGPTTYFLVLNDSWRKVEAHRLSDDRLLLSIDGASYTTYMKEEVDRYRVVIGNQTCVFEKEKDPTVLRSPSTGKLLQFLVEDGAHVVCGQQYAEIEVMKMVMTLTVEECGCVHFIRRSGAVLEAGCELARLELDDPTRVNKAQPFAGTFPPAESEGCLAGEKLNQQFLAAKKDLENVLDGYVLPDPYFVPDTVASLETFMRTLRDPSLPLMELKDIISSISGRIQPTVEHSIRQLMKMYDKNITSVLAQFPSQQIASVIDSYAATLQKRADRDVFFMATQGIVQLVQRYRNGIRGRMKNVVQELLRQYLNVEVDFQQGHYDKCVAQLREKHKDNMSAVVDKIFSHLQVAKKNMLIIKLIDHLCGHEPGLTDELSSILNELTTLSKTDNAKVALRARQVLIATHQPAYELRHNQMESIFLSAIDMYGHDFCPENLQKLIMSETSIFDVLHDFFYHHNIVVQRAALEVYVRRAYVSYDLTCLQHLQLPSGICAAQFQFLLPSSHPNRQAQLPVEPSITSEDSTGSTWEHEAPDLDSQRLGIMAAFGSFDQFANDFDSLLDFFCWTPAMRMTEYDGATTFHGAVENNLEPMHILNIAIRTDPPEEDEQYAAKLYTFCHEKSTIMKEKMIRRITFLMLHKRRFPQYYTFRYRDDYMEDKIYRHLEPALAFQLEINRLRNYDLDAIPTSNLKMHLYLGKAKVPKGQEVTDYRFFIRAIIRHSDLITKEASYEYMQNEGERLLLEAMDELEVAFTHPAAKRTDCNHIFLNFVPKVTMDPAKIAENVRDMVMRYGPRLWKLRVLQAEIKMTIRPNLNGKCIPIRLFLANESGYYLDISLYKEVVDPVTGQMQFEAWGHKQGPLHGLPISTPYLTKDYLQQKRFQAQSNGTTYVYDFPDMFRQALIRLWEEHLEMHPDEDMPSCLLSCVELVLDAQGRLVEQKRLPGENDVGMVAWRMTLFTPEYPEGRDVIVIANDITFLLGTFGPQEDLLFFKASERARQSSIPRLYISANSGARIGLAEEVKHLFNVAWVDPDNPDKGYKYLYLTPENFKKVSAVNSVNAELIDDDGEKRYKITNIIGKVDGLGVENLKYAGLIAGETSQAYKEVITISLVTCRAIGIGAYLVRLGQRVIQLENSHIILTGAGALNKLLGREVYTSNNQLGGVQIMYQNGVSHVTVHDDLEGTYTMLRWLSYMPKHKGAELPVIEPLDPIDRDVVYVPTKMPYDPRWILAGRESPNLPGFWEDGFFDRGSFMEIMQQWAQTVVCGRARLGGIPVGVVAVETRTVEIDVPADPANLDSEAKVVSQAGQVWFPDSAYKTAQAIEDFNREELPLMVFANWRGFSGGMKDMYDQVLKFGAYIVDALHNYNQPVIVYIPPFAELRGGAWAVVDAAINPRQMEMFADPESRGGVLEPEGTVEIRFRKKDLLKTMHRVDAVCRDLVSRLGISTDTEQKEQLQKELSKREQQLLPMYHQVALTFADLHDLPARMQEKGVIQDVVPWSKSRLQLYWRLRRRLLIDRMKKTILSLRPNLGDGEMENMFKRWFVESLGAVKQYLWENDEAVVRWLQEQLHTESTQRSLVLENIECLRRDATISQFKSLLQSNPEVVMDAAVYVIQQLSTQQRSDILGTIKTLDAQMSDSPSAEDTPPALVESSTS, via the exons GTTCTTCAGAAGCAGAGATGAATGGATCACATAGGAAACGGCCACAGAGTTCTACAAAGCCACCAACGATTGTCGTGGAACATTGCCAAGATGACCAAGATTCCAAAGCGTTTGG GGACTGCCCCCGTGCCCTGTTCACCATAGACTGTTCAGATGAAGAGCTTGAAGACGGCGCGACAAAGTCAACCCAGATGTTCATAGGCGAGGACCTGAAGCGATCGCGCTCTCGGGTCAAACTTTTCAG CTTCTCGGGCAAGTTCCGAAATCGAGC GGCAGGTACTAGACTGACACG GCAGTCTATGTCTGGAGCACATTTGTCCAATGAGGACAGGGAATACAGCAAGGGATCCAAGGACTTTATCGTGGCAACCCCCGAAGAGTTTGTCAGTCGGTTCGGAGGTCGCCATGTCATCAACAAG ATCCTGATAGCGAACAACGGCATAGCAGCTGTAAAATGCATGCGCTCCATTCGAAGATGGTCTTACGAGATGTTCAGCAACGACAAGGCCATCCGCTTTGTTGTCATGGTCACTCCCGAAGACCTCAACGCCAATGCAG AGTACATAAAGTTGGCAGACCACTGCGTGCCCGTACCTGGTggatccaacaacaacaactacgcAAACGTCGACCTCATCCTGGACATAGCCAAGAGAGTTGGGGCGCAGGCGGTTTGGGCCGGATGGGGCCATGCGTCCGAGAACCCCAAACTGCCGGAGTTGCTCAACAAGAACAAGATTGCCTTCATGG GTCCGCCAGACAAGGCAATGTGGGCATTGGGTGACAAGATAGCTTCTTCGATAGTTGCTCAGACTGCCAGTGTTCCAACACTTCCTTGGAGCGGGTCTG GACTTAAAGCCGACTGGAATGAAGAGGATATGGCTCAGTCCAAGAAGCGACTGAAAATCAAGCCCGAGCTCTACAAAAAGGGCTGCGTCTCTGACGTTGACGACGGTCTCGAG GCCGCTCAGCGCATTGGCTTCCCCGTGATGATCAAGGCGTCGGAAGGGGGTGGCGGCAAAGGAATCAGGAAAGCGGAGAGCGCCCCGGAGTTTCCCGCCTTGTTCCGCCAGGTGCAAGCCGAGGTACCTGGTTCGCCCATTTTCATCATGAAGTTGGCCACGTGCGCTCGCCACCTGGAAGTGCAGCTCTTGGCGGATCAATACGGCAACGCCATCTCTCTCTTTGGCCGCGACTGTTCCATCCAGAGGCGTCATCAGAAAATCATAGAAGAGGCACCGTGCATAGTGGCCAAACCTCACGTGTTGGAGAACATGGAAAAG GCAGCTGTGCGCCTTGCCAAGATGGTGGGATACGTGAGTGCTGGGACCGTAGAGTACCTCTACAGCGAGGATGGCAACTTTTACTTTCTCGAGCTCAACCCTAGGCTGCAG GTGGAGCATCCGTGCACAGAAATGATAGCAGACGTCAACCTTCCGGCATGCCAACTTCAG ATTGCCATGGGCTTGCCTCTCCACCACATCAAGGATATTCGACTACTTTATGGGGAGTCCCCTTGGGGAGACTCTGTCATAGATTTCGACAACCCACCTCAGCGTCCCAGGCCGCTGGGTCACGTCATCGCGGCTCGGGTCACGTCGGAGAATCCCGACGAGGGGTTCAAGCCCAGCGCTGGCACCGTGCAGGAACTCAACTTCCGCAGCAACCGTAACGTCTGGGGCTACTTCAGCGTCGGAGCCTCCGGCGGATTACACGAGTTTGCAGACTCGCAGTTTGGGCACTGTTTCTCCTGGGGAGAAGACAGGGAGGAAGCTCGAGA GAACCTCGTACTTGCGTTGAAAGAACTGTCCATCCGCGGTGACTTCCGCACGACGGTTGAGTACCTCATAACCCTTCTGGAGACTGAAGCTTTTTTGGGAAACACCTTCGACACTGGATGGCTGGACAAGCTCATTGCAGAGAGAGTACAG GCTGGAAAACCAGACACGATGCTGTCCGTAATCTGCGGCTCTCTCCATGTGGCTCACAGAACTATTCGCGAGAACCTGACAAATTTCCAGACCTGTCTCGAGAA AGGACAAATCCTGCCAGCGACCACGCTGACAAACACACTGACGGTGGAATTAGTTCACGAGGGCATCAAATATACTGTACAG GTATCCCAGTGCGGACCGACAACCTACTTTCTCGTGTTGAACGACTCGTGGCGCAAAGTGGAGGCTCACCGTTTGAGCGACGACCGACTGTTGCTCTCCATCGACGGTGCTTCCTACACGACCTACATGAAGGAGGAAGTGGATCGTTACAGGGTTGTCATCGGCAACCAGACCTGCGTCTTTGAGAAGGAGAAGGATCCCACGGTTCTCAGATCGCCATCCACAGGAAAGCTGTTGCAGTTCCTGGTCGAAGACGGAGCGCACGTCGTCTGCGGCCAACAGTACGCCGAGATCGAAGTGATGAAGATGGTGATGACGCTCACCGTGGAAGAATGCGGCTG CGTACATTTCATCCGACGCTCTGGCGCTGTTCTGGAGGCTGGCTGTGAGCTTGCAAGGCTGGAGCTTGATGACCCTACTAGGGTTAACAAG GCTCAGCCCTTCGCCGGAACATTTCCTCCTGCGGAGTCTGAAGGCTGCTTGGCTGGGGAGAAATTGAATCAGCAGTTTCTGGCAGCAAAGAAGGACCTTGAGAACGTCCTGGACGGTTATGTCTTGCCCGACCCTTACTTTGTACCTGACACCGTGGCCTCGCTGGAGACGTTCATGAGAACGCTCAGGGATCCCTCCTTGCCTCTCATGGAGCTCAAG GACATAATCTCATCCATCTCCGGCCGCATTCAGCCGACAGTGGAGCACAGCATTCGGCAGCTGATGAAGATGTACGACAAGAACATCACCTCCGTCCTCGCACAGTTTCCGAGCCAGCAG ATTGCAAGCGTGATAGACAGCTATGCAGCGACGCTGCAGAAACGTGCAGACAGGGATGTCTTCTTCATGGCAACCCAGGGCATCGTGCAGCTGGTGCAACGGTACCGGAATGGCATCCGCGGCCGGATGAAGAATGTGGTGCAAGAACTCCTGCGGCAGTACCTCAACGTGGAGGTGGACTTCCAGCAAG GGCATTACGACAAGTGTGTGGCTCAACTCCGAGAGAAGCACAAGGACAACATGTCCGCTGTTGTGGACAAAATTTTCTCCCACCTGCAGGTTGCCAAGAAGAACATGCTCATCATTAAGCTCATT GACCACTTGTGTGGCCACGAGCCTGGCTTGACTGACGAGCTATCTTCAATACTCAATGAGCTGACCACTCTGAGCAAGACCGATAATGCCAAGGTTGCCCTCAGAGCTAGGCAG GTGTTAATAGCGACTCATCAGCCTGCATATGAGCTACGCCACAACCAAATGGAGTCCATCTTCTTGTCGGCGATTGACATGTACGGCCACGACTTTTGCCCCGAAAACCTGCAGAAGCTGATAATGTCTGAGACCTCCATATTTGATGTGCTGCATGACTTCTTCTATCACCACAACATTGTCGTCCAGCGTGCAGCTCTTGAG GTGTATGTGCGGCGGGCTTACGTCTCCTATGACCTGACGTGTCTTCAACATCTCCAACTCCCATCGGGAATCTGCGCAGCACAGTTTCAGTTCCTCCTCCCAAGCTCACATCCTAACAG GCAGGCACAGCTCCCCGTCGAGCCCAGCATCACTTCCGAGGACAGCACTGGCAGCACCTGGGAACATGAAGCTCCCGACCTTGACTCCCAGAGACTTGGCATCATGGCTGCCTTTGGCTCTTTTGACCAGTTTGCCAA CGATTTTGACAGCCTCCTGGACTTCTTCTGCTGGACTCCCGCCATGCGGATGACGGAGTACGACGGTGCAACTACTTTCCACGGTGCAGTCGAAAAT aaCCTGGAACCAATGCACATCCTCAACATTGCCATCCGTACGGATCCTCCAGAAGAAGATGAGCAGTACGCTGCCAAGTTGTATACCTTCTGCCATGAAAAG AGTACCATCATGAAGGAAAAGATGATTCGGCGGATCACGTTCCTCATGCTGCACAAG AGACGCTTCCCACAGTACTACACATTCCGCTACAGAGACGAC TATATGGAAGACAAGATATATCGACACCTGGAGCCGGCCCTTGCCTTCCAGCTGGAAATCAACCGTCTGCGCAACTATGACCTGGACGCCATTCCCACGTCGAACCTCAAGATGCACCTCTACCTCGGAAAAGCCAAG GTCCCTAAAGGACAAGAAGTGACGGACTATCGCTTTTTCATCCGGGCCATCATCCGTCATTCAGACCTCATTACCAAG GAAGCATCCTACGAGTACATGCAGAACGAAGGTGAGCGTCTCCTACTCGAAGCCATGGACGAACTCGAGGTGGCCTTTACACATCCAGCC GCTAAACGGACAGACTGCAACCACATTTTCCTCAACTTTGTTCCAAAGGTCACCATGGACCCTGCAAAG ATTGCAGAGAACGTTCGTGACATGGTGATGCGATATGGACCTCGTCTGTGGAAACTTCGTGTGCTTCAAGCGGAAATTAAAATGACAATCAG GCCCAACTTGAACGGAAAATGCATTCCCATCCGGTTGTTCTTGGCCAACGAGAGTGGCTACTACCTGGACATCAGCCTGTACAAGGAAGTAGTGGACCCTGTAACTGGCCAGATGCAGTTTGAAGCCTGGGGTCACAAGCAGGGACCCCTGCACGGACTGCCTATATCTACACCGTACCTGACCAAGGACTACCTCCAGCAGAAGCGCTTCCAGGCTCAGTCCAACGGAACCACTTATGTGTACGATTTCCCTGACATGTTCAGACAG GCACTTATACGTCTGTGGGAAGAGCACCTGGAAATGCACCCAGACGAGGACATGCCCAGTTGCCTACTGAGCTGCGTGGAACTGGTTCTGGATGCACAGGGACGCCTCGTGGAACAGAAGCGACTCCCAGGCGAGAATGAC GTGGGCATGGTGGCATGGCGCATGACTCTCTTCACGCCAGAGTACCCCGAGGGCCGAGATGTCATCGTGATTGCCAATGACATAACGTTTCTCCTGGGCACATTCGGACCTCAGGAGGACCTGCTCTTCTTT AAAGCATCGGAGAGGGCCAGGCAGAGCTCAATTCCGCGGCTGTATATTTCTGCCAACAGCGGTGCACGCATCGGGCTTGCGGAAGAAGTGAAGCACCTCTTCAACGTTGCTTGGGTTGATCCCGATAATCCGGATAAG GGCTATAAGTACCTCTACCTCACACCGGAGAACTTCAAGAAGGTTAGCGCAGTCAACTCGGTCAACGCAGAGTTGATAGACGACGACGGCGAGAAACGATACAAGATTACAAACATTATTG GCAAGGTAGATGGGCTCGGAGTGGAAAACCTCAAGTACGCGGGTCTTATCGCCGGGGAAACATCTCAGGCGTACAAGGAGGTTATCACGATAAGTCTG GTGACATGTCGAGCCATCGGCATTGGAGCCTACCTGGTACGTCTTGGTCAACGTGTGATTCAGCTGGAGAACTCTCACATCATTTTGACTGGAGCGGGTGCTTTGAATAAG CTTTTGGGTCGAGAAGTGTACACTTCCAACAACCAGCTGGGTGGTGTTCAGATCATGTACCAGAACGGAGTCTCACACGTCACAGTTCACGATGATCTTGAAGGGACGTACACGATGCTCAGGTGGCTGTCTTACATGCCAAAG CACAAAGGGGCCGAGCTACCAGTTATCGAGCCTCTGGACCCGATTGACCGTGACGTCGTCTATGTGCCGACTAAAATGCCCTACGACCCTCGGTGGATCCTGGCTGGACGAGAGAGCCCTA ACTTGCCTGGTTTCTGGGAAGATGGATTCTTTGATCGTGGATCCTTCATGGAGATCATGCAGCAGTGGGCACAGACGGTGGTCTGTGGCAGAGCAAGACTCGGAGGCATTCCGGTGGGGGTGGTTGCCGTGGAGACGCGCACCGTGGAAATAGACGTTCCGGCTGACCCCGCTAATCTCGATTCCGAAGCTAAG GTGGTATCTCAAGCGGGACAGGTGTGGTTCCCTGATTCTGCATACAAGACCGCTCAGGCTATTGAGGACTTCAACAGGGAAGAACTGCCACTTATGGTGTTTGCCAATTGGAGAGGATTCTCGGGAGGAATGAAAG ACATGTACGACCAGGTGCTCAAGTTTGGGGCGTACATCGTCGACGCCCTCCACAACTACAACCAGCCGGTCATCGTGTACATTCCGCCGTTCGCCGAGCTTCGTGGTGGTGCCTGGGCAGTCGTGGACGCGGCCATCAATCCCAGGCAGATGGAAATGTTTGCGGATCCAGAGAGCAG GGGAGGTGTTCTGGAGCCAGAGGGCACAGTAGAAATCCGTTTCCGAAAGAAGGACCTCTTAAAGACGATGCACCGCGTGGACGCGGTGTGCCGCGACCTGGTGTCCCGCCTGGGCATCTCCACTGACACGGAGCAGAAAGAGCAACTGCAGAAGGAGCTTTCAAAGAGGGAGCAACAGCTGCTTCCCATGTACCACCAGGTGGCGCTCACTTTTGCAGACCTGCACGACTTGCCCGCTCGTATGCAAGAGAAAGGTGTCATACAG GACGTAGTACCTTGGTCCAAATCCCGACTCCAGCTCTACTGGAGACTGCGTCGTCGTCTGCTCATCGACCGCATGAAGAAAACAATTCTGTCCCTTCGGCCAAACCTTGGTGACGGGGAGATGGAGAACATGTTCAAGCGCTGGTTCGTCGAATCTTTGGGCGCTGTCAAG CAATACCTCTGGGAAAACGATGAGGCCGTTGTCCGCTGGCTTCAAGAGCAACTTCACACAGAGTCCACACAGAGGTCGCTCGTGCTCGAGAACATAGAGTGTCTTCGTCGGGACGCAACCATCTCTCAGTTCAAAAG CTTGCTCCAGTCAAACCCTGAAGTGGTGATGGATGCTGCGGTGTACGTCATTCAGCAACTCTCGACGCAGCAGCGATCGGACATTCTCGGCACGATAAAAACGCTCGACGCGCAGATGAGTGACTCTCCTTCTGCGGAGGACACACCACCAGCCCTGGTGGAGTCATCAACTTCCTGA